A window from Streptomyces subrutilus encodes these proteins:
- a CDS encoding MFS transporter, which translates to MGAAMRRIQAGNALTAFGIGFTVPFLYIYVAQVRDLGSMAATSAFVAFALGALVALPLTGRVIDRRGPVPVVIGAAFVASAGALALGLSTGVVPILLSALALGAGQAVMQPALATMIVWCSTPSTRTRAFALQFFMQNLGLGIGGLIGGQIVDESRPGSFTLLFGIEAVMFLVLAGVIATVRMPQVPVIKDAVPTDPAQGGGGAWKRLMGHKAMVQLCVLGFVLFFACYGQFESGLAAFGTEAAGISPSTLGFALAANTGAIVVAQFVVLRLVEKRRRSRVIALVGLIWTVAWVIAGFSGLGHGSAVMAAGAFITTYALFGIGEAMLSPTLAPLVADLAPEGSVGQYNSAFALVKQMALALGPLGVPLGAGVPMLYIGIFVLVSLGIAWLALRLGKQLSPVQDNPSLASRIVAQGPAVGAGARADADGDVDVAAGSGAGVVAVGERVGA; encoded by the coding sequence ATGGGCGCCGCGATGCGGCGGATCCAGGCCGGCAACGCGCTGACCGCGTTCGGCATCGGCTTCACGGTTCCGTTCCTCTACATATACGTGGCGCAGGTGCGAGATCTGGGCTCCATGGCCGCCACGAGCGCCTTCGTGGCCTTCGCCCTGGGCGCCCTCGTCGCACTGCCCCTCACCGGACGGGTCATCGACCGGCGCGGTCCGGTCCCCGTGGTCATCGGCGCGGCGTTCGTCGCCTCCGCCGGGGCGTTGGCGCTCGGGCTCTCCACCGGGGTCGTTCCCATCCTGCTGTCCGCTCTGGCACTGGGCGCGGGGCAGGCCGTCATGCAGCCGGCGCTGGCCACGATGATCGTGTGGTGCTCGACGCCGTCCACCCGTACGCGTGCCTTCGCCCTGCAGTTCTTCATGCAGAACCTGGGACTGGGCATCGGCGGGCTCATCGGCGGTCAGATCGTCGACGAGAGCCGGCCCGGCAGCTTCACCCTGCTGTTCGGCATCGAGGCCGTCATGTTCCTGGTGCTGGCGGGGGTCATCGCCACCGTGCGGATGCCGCAGGTGCCGGTCATCAAGGACGCGGTGCCGACGGATCCGGCGCAGGGGGGCGGCGGTGCGTGGAAGCGGCTGATGGGCCACAAGGCCATGGTGCAGCTGTGCGTGCTGGGCTTCGTGCTGTTCTTCGCCTGTTACGGGCAGTTCGAGTCGGGTCTCGCCGCCTTCGGTACCGAGGCCGCCGGGATCTCGCCCTCCACGCTGGGGTTCGCGCTGGCCGCCAACACCGGTGCCATCGTCGTCGCGCAGTTCGTCGTGCTGCGGCTGGTCGAGAAGCGGCGCCGGTCGCGGGTCATCGCGCTGGTGGGGCTGATCTGGACCGTGGCGTGGGTGATCGCCGGGTTCTCGGGGCTCGGGCACGGGAGCGCCGTGATGGCCGCCGGTGCGTTCATCACCACGTACGCCCTGTTCGGGATCGGGGAGGCGATGCTGTCGCCGACCCTGGCGCCGCTGGTGGCCGACCTGGCGCCGGAGGGTTCCGTGGGGCAGTACAACTCTGCCTTCGCGCTGGTCAAGCAGATGGCGCTGGCGCTGGGGCCGCTGGGCGTGCCGCTCGGGGCCGGGGTGCCGATGCTCTACATCGGGATCTTCGTGCTGGTCTCGCTGGGGATCGCGTGGCTGGCGCTGCGACTTGGGAAGCAGCTGAGCCCGGTGCAGGACAACCCGTCGCTGGCCAGCCGGATCGTGGCGCAGGGGCCGGCGGTGGGGGCCGGTGCGCGGGCCGATGCGGATGGCGATGTCGATGTCGCTGCGGGTTCCGGTGCGGGCGTCGTGGCGGTCGGAGAGCGCGTGGGCGCGTAG
- a CDS encoding MarR family winged helix-turn-helix transcriptional regulator, which translates to MGDTDGTTPVHEPSLDEQIAVYQREFQDLDPQVEKVVSALSRLNRRMNVAYGRQTAALGISNAEWEVLKALVISGSPYRMGPSELAKQLGLTPAAMTHRIDRMTAEGLVTRERDESNRVRVIVELTDEGRSKWLDAMRAATVFEEDLLQDLSTAERGVLGDMLTRLLDRVEDLQSPS; encoded by the coding sequence ATGGGTGACACCGACGGCACGACGCCGGTCCACGAGCCGAGCCTCGACGAACAGATCGCCGTCTATCAGCGCGAGTTCCAGGACCTCGACCCCCAGGTCGAGAAGGTCGTCTCGGCCCTGAGCCGCCTGAACCGCCGGATGAACGTCGCGTACGGCCGCCAGACCGCGGCCCTGGGCATCAGCAACGCGGAGTGGGAGGTCCTCAAGGCCCTCGTGATCTCGGGTTCGCCGTACCGCATGGGCCCCAGCGAGCTCGCGAAGCAGCTGGGCCTGACGCCGGCGGCGATGACCCACCGCATCGACCGCATGACGGCGGAGGGGCTGGTCACCCGCGAGCGGGACGAGTCCAACCGGGTCCGCGTGATCGTCGAGCTGACGGACGAGGGCCGCAGCAAGTGGCTGGACGCGATGCGTGCGGCCACGGTCTTCGAGGAGGACCTCCTCCAGGACCTCTCCACGGCGGAGCGCGGGGTACTGGGCGACATGCTCACCCGGCTCCTGGACCGCGTCGAGGACCTCCAGTCCCCGAGCTGA
- a CDS encoding ATP-binding SpoIIE family protein phosphatase produces MNFTRWSARFPGTQRRAAARTEHAAAQAKRGEGSVPAARGGRADPAAERSAADGRPDDPAARAGSDPVAGASAAAPARTGVLAAAPSLDELSVREVLGRLPALVALVHGPEHRVAYVNDAYTAGFGARTPGAPAHEALPELGALGLLPLLDQVQRSGRPRTAKNRTAPGGTSSYTVTCTPVEFPKADTAQDPDPHPHHTGVLIHLADVTDHAEAVERLRASERRQREAAVTLQRSLLPQELEQPDDLRIAATYQPGGTEAAVGGDWYDVITLGAGRTALVIGDVMGRGVRAAAVMGQLRTAVRAYARLDLPPHEVLQLLDGLAAEIDASQIATCVYAVHDPNEGLLAYASAGHLPILVRDEDGTVRRAADPTGPPLGTGGWLHTSGTIALGPGSTAVLYTDGLVERRGEDIDEGVAALDRALSGAQGTPAVICDRLMRALGVDADHDDDVAVMVVQQPARTGADAELFHNAALELLGGIEAAPRARAFAQGVLASWRFPVELCDLGVLAASELVANSLQHGTPPMRLRLRRTDRRLTIEVTDGDDHLPRRRRAEPADETGRGISIVATIASSWGSRRTPGGGKAVWCEFTLPDK; encoded by the coding sequence GTGAACTTCACGCGCTGGAGCGCCCGGTTCCCCGGAACACAGCGCCGCGCCGCCGCCCGGACCGAACACGCCGCCGCCCAGGCCAAGCGCGGCGAAGGCTCCGTCCCGGCAGCCCGCGGCGGCCGCGCCGACCCCGCCGCCGAGCGCTCCGCCGCCGACGGCCGCCCCGACGACCCCGCGGCCCGCGCCGGCTCCGATCCCGTCGCCGGTGCGAGCGCCGCGGCCCCCGCCCGTACGGGCGTCCTCGCCGCCGCGCCCTCCCTCGACGAGCTCTCCGTACGCGAGGTCCTCGGCCGGCTCCCGGCCCTGGTCGCCCTCGTCCACGGCCCCGAACACCGCGTCGCCTACGTCAACGACGCCTACACCGCCGGCTTCGGCGCCCGCACCCCCGGCGCCCCGGCCCACGAGGCCCTGCCCGAGCTCGGCGCCCTCGGCCTCCTCCCCCTCCTCGACCAGGTCCAGCGCAGCGGCAGACCCCGTACCGCCAAGAACCGCACCGCCCCCGGCGGCACCAGCTCGTACACCGTCACCTGCACCCCCGTCGAGTTCCCCAAGGCCGACACCGCCCAGGACCCCGACCCCCACCCCCACCACACCGGGGTCCTGATCCACCTCGCCGACGTCACCGACCACGCCGAAGCCGTAGAACGGCTCCGTGCCAGCGAGCGCCGCCAGCGCGAAGCCGCCGTCACCCTCCAGCGCTCCCTGCTGCCGCAGGAACTCGAACAGCCCGACGACCTGCGCATCGCCGCCACCTACCAGCCCGGCGGCACCGAAGCCGCCGTCGGCGGCGACTGGTACGACGTGATCACCCTCGGCGCCGGCCGCACCGCCCTCGTCATCGGCGACGTCATGGGCCGCGGGGTGCGCGCCGCCGCCGTCATGGGCCAGCTCCGCACGGCCGTCCGCGCGTACGCCCGCCTCGACCTCCCCCCGCACGAGGTGCTCCAGCTCCTCGACGGCCTCGCCGCCGAGATCGACGCCAGCCAGATCGCCACCTGCGTCTACGCCGTCCACGACCCCAACGAGGGCCTGCTCGCCTACGCCTCCGCCGGCCACCTCCCCATCCTGGTCCGCGACGAGGACGGCACCGTCCGCCGGGCCGCCGACCCCACCGGCCCGCCGCTGGGCACCGGCGGCTGGCTCCACACCTCGGGCACCATCGCGCTCGGCCCCGGCTCCACCGCCGTCCTCTACACCGACGGCCTCGTCGAACGCCGCGGCGAGGACATCGACGAGGGCGTCGCCGCCCTCGACCGCGCCCTCTCCGGCGCCCAGGGCACCCCGGCCGTCATCTGCGACCGCCTGATGCGCGCCCTCGGCGTCGACGCCGACCACGACGACGACGTCGCCGTCATGGTCGTGCAGCAGCCCGCCCGCACCGGCGCCGACGCCGAGCTCTTCCACAACGCCGCCCTGGAACTCCTCGGCGGCATCGAGGCCGCCCCCCGCGCCCGCGCCTTCGCCCAGGGCGTCCTCGCCTCCTGGCGCTTCCCGGTCGAACTGTGCGACCTCGGCGTCCTGGCCGCGAGCGAGCTCGTCGCGAACTCCCTCCAGCACGGCACCCCGCCCATGCGCCTGCGACTGCGCCGCACCGACCGCCGCCTGACCATCGAGGTCACGGACGGCGACGACCACCTGCCGCGCCGCCGTCGCGCCGAACCGGCCGACGAGACCGGCCGCGGCATCTCCATCGTCGCCACCATCGCCTCGTCCTGGGGCAGCCGCCGCACCCCGGGCGGCGGCAAGGCCGTCTGGTGCGAGTTCACCCTCCCGGACAAGTAG